The genomic interval TAGTAGTTTGTGATAATTGAAGTGGGGGTGGTGATGAAAGTGTACTGCGGGGCAGTTTTGGCAGCTGAATCGCCATATCTGGGTGCTGCCTGGATCTTGTTTACATCCAGTTCTGGTGTGGGCAGCACTTTAAGGTTTGTTCCTGGCTGCATCTCTTTTGCAAAAGCGAAGGAGAACACCAAGCCAAGGGTTAATATGACCATTATGGTTCTTTTCATTCTTTCCTCCATATTATTCTTTAATAGGGTCATCATTTAATATTTGAATTTGATGGACAGGCGGTGAGCGCTTTTCAAGAAATTTTCTGCGAGGGCGCCCATATCTGTGTATGCGTAGTCCACATGAATAATGGCAAAGCGGGTGGGGATTTGATATCCAAGCCCAGCGCTGAAGCCGTTTGTATCATAGTTAATTTGGTAGCCGGCACGCAGGAAGAGGTTGCCCATCTTATATTCGGTGCCGAGGTTCCAGGTTTCCATGCGGTCAATCACGTTGTCCAACTGAGCTGAAACAATCCAGTGGGACGTGTTGGTGCGCATGATATCACCGCTGATTCCCAGTGAAAAGCTCAATGGTATTTTGCTTTCAATTTCCGGTCCGTCTTCGTCGATAAGTCCGTCTCCATCATTGTCGAAGAGATCAAAGGGGTCTTCGTCGATAAGTCCGTCTCCATCGTTGTCCACTCTGTAGCGGACATCAGGGCCAAAGTTGCGCAGCGCCATGCCGATTTTGATGTTTTTGAATCCGGTGTTGTACATGGAACCAACATCGAAGGCATAGCTGTTCACGCTGAAAGTGTAGAGGTTTTCCCGCAGGTATTTTACGCCAACACCGGCGGAGAACTTGTTTGTGAATTGTTGAGCGTAGTTGAGACCAAAGGCCAGGTCACTGTTTGTGAATTGTTCCCCGGTGGGTCCAAAGGTCTCTTCGTCGGTTATGTCGATTTTGTCCATGTGGAGAACGGATCCGTAGGCGGCAAAGGTTTGCACACCATTGGTATAGGTTCCCGCCACAAAATCATGCATAATTCCGGCAGGCCAGTTCGTGTGGGAAACCAGAACCTGGTTTTCGAAGGCAGGGGCCAGTCCGGCTGGATTCCAATATACAGAGGAAATATCATCCGTCACGGCTGTGTAGGCTTCACCCATGCCGATGGCGCGGGCATCCACACCCAGTTTGAGGAATTGCAGGGCCGCGGTTCCAACCTTGCCAAAAGGTTTGGCACTCAGAAGACCGGGCAAAAGCAGAAGGCTGATGGCCAGGATAACAAGGCTATGTTTTTTCACAATTCCTCCCCTATTTAATCAGTACGAATTTGCCGACTTTTGTCTTGTTGTCGGCCTTGTTTTGCACGGAGTAGATATAGACTCCGGGCGCGACGATTTGGTTATGCTTTGATAACAGATCCCAATCATGGATACCGGAAGCGGTGAGACCATGATTTGCAGCCTTGGACACCGTTATAATATCGGCGTTGTAGGCTCCATCATGATCAATCTCCTGAACCAGGTCTCCAGCCAAGGTGTAGATGCTGATTTTGCATTGCTGGGGCAGATTCACAAACCACAGTCTGCGGCTCTTATCACCTTTTTCATCTTTGGGGCGTCTGCCGTCGAAGGTGCTGCTTCCGATGTAGGGATTTGGCACCACATAAATATTATCCATGTTTTCTTTTGCGAGAGTGCCGGGGAAGAAAATCTTCATGTTGGCATCTGCGTCGCGGCCAGTTTCCAGGAAATTCAAGTCGTTTGAAGGAATGCCGCGGTCATAGGCTGTTACCGCAACGTAATATTCAACGCCTTTGGGAGGATACAAGATCTGTGAGTGGTAGTATCTACGGGCCAAACGTTGGTCTTTAAGATCATACAAGCCCTCATAATCTTCAGGATTATCGGGATTGCTGGGTATGTAGATCTGGCCACCGTGTCCGGGCAGGGGGATCAACTTTGAGTCGTAAAGCTCATCAAAGATTTCGTTGCGGATTTCGGGGTGTTTGAAAAGCCTTGCCTGCATCATTTTAACGGTATTAATCGGCAGACCGGCATATTCATCGGCAATGACCTGGGCTTGTCTTTCAATATCCACACTCCAATCCACATCAGGATTATAGATGGGCCAACCATTAAACAGATCCGGTGGATTGCTCGTGAACATATAGTTTTCGTCCAACACGGTGAATTTGGTATAATAATTTGCCGCTTCATCGTTTGTCAGATCACTCTTCCATTGGTTGGGATTTGGCAGGCCTTTATCGATTCCGAGGTAACCGCCAAAATCAATAAATTGTTGAGTGCCGTAGTTAACTTCATAGTCGATCAGGTCTTGCGGTGTGTCAACCTTGTCCCAGCGCTCAATCATTGTCCAGGCTTCTTGTGAGCCACTGCCGCTACGTCCCCAGGCTGAATAACCTTGGAAGTCGTGACGCAATCGGTATGCCGTGAAAGGATTAACCAAGGCGTTCATGTTGTAACTCAAGGTGTCTGAAAGAGCCGCGGGGTGGAATTCGGAAGGATAGCTTGCCCAATCAACAGAATTGGGATCGCTGTCTATTCCGGGGATGAGGTTTGCGCTGCCAGGATGCTGCCATCCTATGATGGCGCTGCTGACAGTTTTGGTATCATAAGAGAATTCACTGCGGTTGTCCCAATACAAGTCGATGCAATCTCCACCGTTGGACATTTCAGCAAAAAGCTTTGGAATTTCAGGTGGTTCAGGTGGGTTGTAGTGGGGGAAAGTATCCGGCAAAACAACCGTGGTCAGGGTTTGGGCCTCGCCGTAAATCTCTTTTGCCCAGCGCGCGGTACGCTTGAGGTCTTCCTTGTCCTTACCAGGGAACACGGCCACCACGATTTTCATGGTTTTCCCTGGTGCAAGGTTCCATGATTGATCGCTGGCCGCAGTCATGCCTTTTTGGTCTCCATAGAAGGAGAAAAGGAAACGCGTGTCGGTTGGAGATGGCTGTTCATATTCCATCTGGTCTGCCGCTTCCGGACGCAGGGGCGCGAATTTGCTTTCATCGGGGTTTCTACCCGTTAAAAGCCAATATTTTTCGTTTGCCGTTCGCTTGGGCGCGTAGTTCATATTC from Candidatus Cloacimonadota bacterium carries:
- a CDS encoding PorV/PorQ family protein, which produces MKKHSLVILAISLLLLPGLLSAKPFGKVGTAALQFLKLGVDARAIGMGEAYTAVTDDISSVYWNPAGLAPAFENQVLVSHTNWPAGIMHDFVAGTYTNGVQTFAAYGSVLHMDKIDITDEETFGPTGEQFTNSDLAFGLNYAQQFTNKFSAGVGVKYLRENLYTFSVNSYAFDVGSMYNTGFKNIKIGMALRNFGPDVRYRVDNDGDGLIDEDPFDLFDNDGDGLIDEDGPEIESKIPLSFSLGISGDIMRTNTSHWIVSAQLDNVIDRMETWNLGTEYKMGNLFLRAGYQINYDTNGFSAGLGYQIPTRFAIIHVDYAYTDMGALAENFLKSAHRLSIKFKY